From Variovorax sp. J2L1-78, the proteins below share one genomic window:
- a CDS encoding response regulator transcription factor: MKLLLVEDDPTMQTTLQRTLGRRRIDVRVCGDGALALAQWQALEPDVVALDLNLPNLDGLQVLAQARAAGLRTPVLLLTARGTVGDRIVGLNAGADDYLPKPFDLDELEARLRALRRRHQQHDGSDAPPGPPPVGGLRYEGASGAIYHRAEVLELTPRELALLKALMTNPGHAVTKERLFELVFPGEADVQYEAIEVVVYRLRKKLVGTGTALMTLRGLGYLLREEP; the protein is encoded by the coding sequence ATGAAGCTGCTGCTGGTCGAAGACGACCCCACCATGCAAACCACGCTGCAGCGCACGCTGGGCCGCCGCCGCATCGACGTGCGGGTGTGCGGCGACGGCGCGCTGGCGCTGGCGCAATGGCAGGCGCTGGAGCCCGACGTGGTGGCGCTCGACCTCAACCTGCCGAACCTCGACGGACTGCAGGTGCTGGCGCAGGCGCGTGCCGCCGGCCTGCGCACGCCGGTGCTGCTGCTGACGGCGCGCGGCACGGTGGGCGACCGCATCGTCGGGCTCAACGCCGGCGCCGACGACTACCTGCCCAAGCCTTTCGACCTGGACGAACTCGAGGCGCGCCTGCGCGCCCTGCGCCGCCGCCATCAGCAACACGACGGCAGCGACGCGCCGCCCGGCCCGCCACCGGTCGGTGGGCTGCGCTACGAGGGCGCGAGCGGCGCCATCTACCACCGCGCGGAGGTGCTGGAGCTCACGCCGCGCGAGCTGGCGCTCTTGAAGGCGCTGATGACCAACCCCGGCCATGCCGTCACCAAGGAACGGTTGTTCGAGCTGGTCTTCCCTGGCGAGGCGGACGTGCAGTACGAGGCCATCGAGGTGGTGGTGTATCGCCTGCGCAAGAAGCTGGTCGGCACCGGCACGGCGCTGATGACGCTGCGTGGACTGGGCTATCTGCTGCGCGAGGAGCCGTGA